CTCTGGGTGCTCGACCTGCGCGACAATCCCGGCGGCTCCGGCCTGCTGGCCGACGCGCTCACCGGCCGCTTCGTGCCGGATGGGCTCTCCGACCGGCAGTTCGATGCCCGCGGCCATGTAGGGCAGGACCTGGTGGACGGGCGGCTCTTCCGCGTGCAGCGGCCGCTGGCGCTGCTGGTCAACGGCGGCTCGACCTCTGCCTCGGACCTGGCGGCCTCCGTACTCAAGGAGTCCGGCCGTGCGCTGCTGGTGGGGCAGCGTACGGGCGGGGCGCTCGGCAACGCCGCGATCTGGCCGATCGGCGACGGCGCCGGCATGGAAGTCAGCTTCGCCGACGTGCACAGCGGCGCGGGCGACGCCGTGATCGATCACGTTGGCGTGCCAGTAGACGTTTCCGCGCCGAACCGGACTGCCGACGACCTGGCCGCGGGGCGCGACCCGCAACTGGACGCCGCGATCACCGTCCTGCGGCAGCAAGGCGCCGCGCCGCTTCCACTTGCCGACGCGGGCCTGACGCGGCTCGACCGTGCGCGGGTGGAGGGCCGCCTGCTGCGCTATCTTCCCGTGGCTGGGGCAGTGGCCGCGGCTCTGCCCGGCAAGCTCGATGTGCTGGACACGGGCGGCTACACGCTGCTGAGCTACAACGACTACAACAACTGGGCGACGGCGACGGTCACGACCTCCGGCAGCGGCGGCGGTCGCGACGCCGTCGCCACGCGCGAGGCGGCGCGACAGCGGGGCTGGCAGGGCAGCCGCGTCGAGGTTTACGGCGGTGACGACCCGCTGGGGCCGTCGCTGTGGGTCGAGTGGGATGCCTACGGCGATGACGCCGGCGCCGAGGCGGCGCTGATCGCCAACGACTTTCCCGATCAGTGGCAGCCGCAGAGCACGTCGCTGCGGCTAGGCGACGCGGAGACACTGGCCTACGCCGGCGCCTGGGGTGATCTCGGCACGCTGCTCTTGCGCTGGCGGCACGGCAGTATCGTGCTCACGGCCGAATATCAGGCGCCGCCCGGCATGGCGTCGGCGGCCGGAGAACTCATGCTGGCGCAGAGCATCGACGCCGCGTTCAACCAGGCGCCGGACACGCTGGCCTTTGCGCTGATTGTTGTGCCCTTACGGCGGGCGCTGCCCGTGCTGCGGGCCGGCGCCGCGTTCCGGTCCGCTGCGCGGAAGCCGCAACCGTAGACGCGCTCGCGCTGCCCGCGCCGCGCCGGTGAAACGTGACGCGGACAGCCGCGCATCTCGACAGCGTGCCGAGGTGGGCCGGCACGGGCCGGGCGATACCGCCTATTGCGCGGGTGCGAGCACGGTAAAGTTGCCCGTCATGCAGGGTGCAGTAGTAGAGATACTGGCCGGGATCGAGCGTGCTCGTGTCCAGGGTGAACGACTGGCCCGGCATGATCAGCTCGTCGCGCGTGGGCGAAGAGTCGAACTTCTCGCCGGAGGTGAGGGTGCGGGTCGGCGCCATGCCGCTCCAGGTAATCGACGTTACCGTGTGCGGCGCCGTGCTCGTGGCGGGATTGTCGAATTCGATCTGCTCACCCTGCGTCACCGTCAGGTGCGCCGGTGCAAACGTCCACTGGCCCAGTCCCGCTGCATCCACCGGGGTGAAGCCCGCGTCGTTCTGCACGATGGTGACACGCGGCGTATAGGCGGTCGCCAGGCGCTGGGCGTGAGCGCCCGCCATGGTGGCGAAGGCGCCGCCAACCAGGAGCGAGGCGAGTACGGGCCGGATCGGGATGCGCATCTGTCCGTTTCCTCCAGAAGGCCGCGATTCTATTTTGGGCGCGGCGATCACGCGCTAGAGCTTAGCGACTCGCATGAGGATTGATACGTCCTTCCCGAATATTGCAACAGTTTGCGCGCGCCGGCCGGCGCTTCGCACTGAAATCGTGGCTGCCTGTGAGGCGAACGAACGGGCTTGCGCCCACCGTACGGCGACGGGGTAGAGTGGCGTCAGCCCCACACCAGGTCGCTTTGGAGGGTTCGGATGCCGCAAGGCGACGCGATCGATTGGCCGGCTGTGCGAGATGAGGCGGTGCTGCTGCTGCAGGAGCTGCTGCGCATCGACACGACCAACCCGC
This DNA window, taken from Dehalococcoidia bacterium, encodes the following:
- a CDS encoding plastocyanin/azurin family copper-binding protein, which encodes MRIPIRPVLASLLVGGAFATMAGAHAQRLATAYTPRVTIVQNDAGFTPVDAAGLGQWTFAPAHLTVTQGEQIEFDNPATSTAPHTVTSITWSGMAPTRTLTSGEKFDSSPTRDELIMPGQSFTLDTSTLDPGQYLYYCTLHDGQLYRARTRAIGGIARPVPAHLGTLSRCAAVRVTFHRRGAGSASASTVAASAQRTGTRRRPAARAAPAVRAQQSAQRPACPAPG
- a CDS encoding S41 family peptidase; translation: MQTAAHLETVRTAYNDLLDVFRDPEPPDRLLQPALDHLLDDAGTHGLKLQPPNLPADRDGAFAAFAGVFNQYAARASDSAVQQTAFDAIDAMTAALRDDHTGFIDPPGLKQFAADLAAGSGFGSGLILARADPPFVREIAPGGPADAAGLHPGDSLLAVNGQPLTPRTLAGLQGTFAGDSGQYTLHIRRPGAGDLDLTITPGPYHFQEWSATLLPGGVGLMRLREFIDPWRPLADSRTIDLAIDAALEQFEAAGVTLWVLDLRDNPGGSGLLADALTGRFVPDGLSDRQFDARGHVGQDLVDGRLFRVQRPLALLVNGGSTSASDLAASVLKESGRALLVGQRTGGALGNAAIWPIGDGAGMEVSFADVHSGAGDAVIDHVGVPVDVSAPNRTADDLAAGRDPQLDAAITVLRQQGAAPLPLADAGLTRLDRARVEGRLLRYLPVAGAVAAALPGKLDVLDTGGYTLLSYNDYNNWATATVTTSGSGGGRDAVATREAARQRGWQGSRVEVYGGDDPLGPSLWVEWDAYGDDAGAEAALIANDFPDQWQPQSTSLRLGDAETLAYAGAWGDLGTLLLRWRHGSIVLTAEYQAPPGMASAAGELMLAQSIDAAFNQAPDTLAFALIVVPLRRALPVLRAGAAFRSAARKPQP